The DNA region TACCGGCTGTGTAGACGCCGTGGAGGCCGCCAATGCCGGTAATGCCTCCCCTGCCTACGATGCCGCAGCCAAACGTTACGCCGGGAAACTGGGCCTCCCGGTTACCGCCGGATCGGATATCCATAACTGCAAGCAAATCAAAGCCGGTCAAATTTTCGGGGTTTATCTGGATAAAAAACTGGATACTATCCAGGATTATGTAAGGGCAATTAGGGAGCATACCATAACAGGATTACGGATACCCCAGGGGCGTTGTGATTTTTTTAATAAAAAAGACATCACCCTCCCGGTGGATATCCGGGATGCCGACGACCGGAGCACCAGGCAGAGTCTATGGGATTTTCTGGAACGGTAAATTCCTACCGTCCCTTGTCTGTTCAACCCAGTTGCTTTGACCGCTTGTAGGCCGCTTCCACGGCGTTTATCACTGTGCCCCGGAACCTGCCGTTTTCCAGGGCGGCTACTCCGGCTATGGTGGTCCCAGCGGGGGAGGTTACCATGTCCTTGAGTTCCCCCGGATGTTTGCCCGTTTCCTTAACCATGGCGGCAGCGCCCAGAACCGTCTGGGCGGCATAGCGCAGGGCCTTGTCCCGGGGCAGCCCGGCCTGAACCCCACCATCCGCCAGGGCTTCAATGAACAGGTACACGAAGGCCGGCCCGGAACCGGAGAGGCCGGTTACCGCATCCATATAACTTTCATCAATACGATCCACAATTCCTGTGGAACTGAGTAAGCGTTCCAGTTCCGCCAGGGTTTCCTCCGGGACCTGGGGTGAAGCGGCCATGGCGATGACCCCCTGGGAGATAAGGGCTGGGGTATTTGGCATGATCCGCACCACCGGCACAGGTTTGGTCAGCGCCGGATTTGCCTCGGCCCAGTCGGGGCCCATGAGTTTGGCCGTGCTGCCCACATCCAGGAGGATCTGGATTTTCCTGATGGTCCATCCCGCAGCCATGGAGACCAGGATCGCCGGCTTCTTCTCCTCGATCCGCATTTGCAAAGCCGGGGCAATCTCTTCCAGAACCGTCCCTAGCACCTGGGGCTTTACGGCAAGAAAGACAAACTCCGCATCTTTAACCGCATCATAGTTGGAGGGGAACACCCTGGCCCCAATTTCATCCGCCAGGGCTTGGGCTTTTTCCTGATTCGGGTCGGTAAAGCTGATATTTTCGCCCCCGATGATTTTAACGGCCCCTTTCATCAGGGCGCTTCCCATATTGCCGCTGCCTATACAGGCGATAGTTATAGCCATGTTTGTTTCCTCAGTATTCAGGATAACTCTATTAAAACACAATTGCGGAATTTATTGAAGTATTTGCGAACTGGTTTTTACACCATGAA from Treponema primitia ZAS-2 includes:
- the proC gene encoding pyrroline-5-carboxylate reductase, which translates into the protein MAITIACIGSGNMGSALMKGAVKIIGGENISFTDPNQEKAQALADEIGARVFPSNYDAVKDAEFVFLAVKPQVLGTVLEEIAPALQMRIEEKKPAILVSMAAGWTIRKIQILLDVGSTAKLMGPDWAEANPALTKPVPVVRIMPNTPALISQGVIAMAASPQVPEETLAELERLLSSTGIVDRIDESYMDAVTGLSGSGPAFVYLFIEALADGGVQAGLPRDKALRYAAQTVLGAAAMVKETGKHPGELKDMVTSPAGTTIAGVAALENGRFRGTVINAVEAAYKRSKQLG